GACCAATCATGTACATCTGCTTTTGACTCCGGCGGAAGATAGTAGTACCGGCACCCTGATGAAACGTTTGGGACAACGTTATGTTCAGTACATTAACCGAACCTATAGTCGCACGGGGTCCCTATGGGAAGGACGTTTCCGTTCCTGCATCGCTCAACAAGAAAATTACCTACTCATTTGTCAACGCTATATTGAGCTCAACCCGGTTCGGGCCGGAATGGTTGAACATACCGGGGACTACCGTTGGTCCAGCTACCACGCAAATGCTCACGGTGAGAAAATGGACTTACTGACTCAACATTCTATTTATCTGGGTCTCGGTCATTCTGAAAAA
Above is a window of Pseudomonadota bacterium DNA encoding:
- a CDS encoding transposase; protein product: MPRRSRIIVPGVPIHIIQRGNNRQACFYTEDDFQCYLDWLKEYASVSNCAIHAYVLMTNHVHLLLTPAEDSSTGTLMKRLGQRYVQYINRTYSRTGSLWEGRFRSCIAQQENYLLICQRYIELNPVRAGMVEHTGDYRWSSYHANAHGEKMDLLTQHSIYLGLGHSEKERESAYRELFLEKLDAGLINEIRQSTNGNFALGKIGDRPRFL